AGTGTGCACTGCGCATGAACGAATCGGCTCAAGTAAGGCTGCCCTACGGAGTGCTGCGCAGCCTTCGCCTCGAATCTGCTACTGATTCGTGGCGTGAGCTCAAGGAAGCAGGGCTTCTGCGCACGTTCCCTTCCGACAAGCGCGCAGTTGCAGTTCAGATTCTCGACGCGGGTCTACTCACTCAGCACCCGGCCCGCCCCGACCGGCTCCGCGCTGCCGATTGGGCAATGCGGAGCGTCTGCCGCGCACGCGCCAGTTCCATCCCGCTCCTTCAACTCGCCGCCCTATTCATCGTCGCCCGCACGCCCCGAGGACGCGGTCACGGAATGACAGACATGGACCAGATCGCGCGCGAGTGCGGGTTTCCCGCCGCCGCGCTTCCTTCGCTACTCAACCAGTTGGTCGAGGTCGGGGTCCTCACGACCTGGCAGGTGGCACCCGAAGCGGGAGACCTCTCGTGGACGCTGGGACCGACTGTCATTTACCCCGAGTCCGTCACCAATGAAAGCAACTGATTACCCGGGACGCTTACCGATCTGCCGTGTCGGGCGCTGTGCGGCACCACACGTTGCGACGCCGCAATGCCTCAGGCCAGTTGGAACGAGACCCCGTTCCCGGCCGATGCTGTGGCAGCCGCGAGGATGTCATCCCGTGGTGCCTGCCGCTTGTGCAAGCTCAGGAAAAGCTTCTTCCCACACCTCGCGAAGATGCCGGCTCACCAACCGTCTCAGCACCGGCCATTGCGCGAGCAGCAAGTCTCTGTTGAGGAAACGGATCAGATCTTGGCGCTGCCCTTCGGCAAGCACGATTCGATAGAGACTCATGCACGCCTTGGGCCGCTCGAGAGAAAAACTGCTGACTCCGGACCAGACCACATGCAGCGGCAGATCGACGACGCCCTGGGAGGGGCCGACGAGTTCGACCAGCGTTCGTGGTAGGCGATTGCGATAGCGCGCCCGCAGTACCTCTCCAGGGGAGATCCGGTCTGCACCTCCGGCGCCTTCCATCAGCCCAACTTCCTCAGTGTCGCGGGTCCAGGGGCAAACGACCTCAAGTTGAATCGTCCCTTTGGGCGATCGGCCTCTCCAACCACCGAACCCGCAATCCGCGTCTCGCAAGAACCGCCGAAGCGCCTTCAGCTGGCCGACCGAACCCGACGACCACTGGCGCCACTCTTGTTCATACGCCAGGTCAACATCTTCCTGCTGACTCCGTACAGAAACATCGCCGCCTCAGGACTCAGCCCTCTTCTGGCGATGGACCACGCTGCCTCGTTGGTGATCAGCAGGTTGCCGGCCAGCCAGTCCGCTTCTTCTTCGATCTCTCCGTCCCAGTGCCGGCAACCGCGAAAGTCGAGCGCGGGACCGGGCGGATGCATCAAGAGCGCGTGGGCGATTTCGTGGTCGGCCGAGCTGTTTTGACGCCCCGGGTCGTGGGAGTCGTTCACCCAGATCTGTCGCCGTGTCCCTGCATGCACGGTGAGGGCACTCACGGCCTCCTGCTCTGTGGTGAGAAGTCGCTCGATCCGAGCGTCGTCCGCTATCGCGGAGCTGAACGTCTTGACCGGGATCGCCAAGTGTTCAGCGAGCCGTGCAGGCACAAGCGGCGAGGCGGGGTGAAGCCCCAGCTCTCTCCGCATCTGCACCGCAAGGCGGTTGGCTTCAGCCTTGAAGCCGTGACGCAACGACATAGGGAGCTCCCCTACTCCGGCTGATCAGTCACCAACTGTTTGTAGGCGACGGCGATCAGGGCTTCGAGAGCTTCCGCAGCCTCAGGCGTGAGATTGCGGTCGCCCCGCAGATGCGTAGCCACCTTGGTCAGCGTGTCCTGACTACGCGGCTCATCGGTCCGGCGAACAAAGTCGTCCGCGCTCAGATTCGCCCAGGTGACAAGGGCTGCGAGTCCGTCCACGTCCGGCCTGCGCCCCTGGGCCAGCCGCGTCAATGTTGATGCGCTGACGCCTGCTTCTTGAGCTACGTCCTTCCAGAGAAGACCTCGCTCCTGACGCGTGTGGTCCAGGGCCGTGTGAAACGCGACCGCGTCAAACCGTCCTGCTGCATTCCGCTCGCTCATGATCTCCTCCTCTCACCCGCATACTTCCACATCAGGTACCACTTGCGAAAGTCGAAGCGAGACCCTACCCTTCCAATTGCAAGATCGATAGCAGTACCGATCTCGCAATCAGATAGTTCTCCGATGAATGGTGGTGGCGTCATGGCTACGAACACCGGCAGGGGCTTCCGACGCGGCAGCGTCTCCCGACGGAGTCAGGTCCTCAACCCCCGGACCGGCACGTGGACGAAGCGCGGCGACAAGGGCCGCTTCATGGGAGGGAAGGCAGGCGGCGCGTTCAAGGGCGTCCGCCGAGAGAAGTAACAGGTCTCGTGCTGGTGGGAGACATCCTCCTCGTCTCCCACCAGCGGACAAGGAGGTAACGATGGTTCGCAAAGACTCCCTTGCGCAGCTCCTCGACGAAGGACGCCGCAAGATCCAGGTCACCGACAAGGAACTCGACGAGGCCAAGCGCCGCCGCCGACTCCTGGCCGCGTCCGTACGCCGGGCTTTCCCCGGATCGACCACCTACTTCAACGGCAGCGTCGCGCACGGCGACGCCAACACTCCCCTGACCGACGTCGACCTCGGGGTCGTCCTCAGCAAGAAGGACGCCGAACCCTACGGTCCGGGCAAGAAGAGCGCCGTGCCGCTCATGGAGATCGTCCGTGACGTGATCCATGAAGACCTCGACGCGGAGTTCCCGAAGCTGACCATCGAGGTCGTCGGCCGCCGCCGCGCCGTCCTCGTACGCTTCGGCGACCCCGTCACGGAGGGCCAGGACGACTTCACCGCGGACGTCATGACCGCGCTCCCGCACCCTTCGGGCCGCGGGCTGTACATCCCCAACACGAAGATCGCGGACCAGTGGGACCGCGCCGACCCGATCACGCACACCCAGATGGTGCTCCAGGCCATCACCGACACGAAGGTCGTGTTCGCCCGCACGATCCGGCTGCTGAAGCACTGGAACTGCACGCACAGCAAGCCCATGTGCTCCTGGAACTTCAAGGCCCTCGGCCTCGGGTGCCTCGACGAACCCATGCCACTGATCAACGCGCTCCAGGTCTTCTTCACCTACGCGGCGGACGAAATCGACAAGGGCCCGACGCCGGACCCGGCCAACGTGGCCGGACCCATCCCCCTGAACATGACGCGCCGCGAGGTCCACGAACGACTGTGCACCGCGCGTGACTACGTCGACCTCGCGATCGAGCACGAGGCAGCCGGACGCCCGCTCAGCGCCCAGCACGCCCTCCACCAGGTCCTCCCCGAACTCGTCCCGGACGCGGACGCCACGCAGGAGGAAGCCGCCCGCCTGGCATCGACGGTCCGCTCGCGCGGCACGGCCGCCACCGGCCTCGGACTCGCCGTCGGACTCGTCACGCCCACGCGGGCCTGGGGAATCTGAGCCATGCCGACCTGGTACGGGGTCCAGCCTGTCTGGTGGGCCCCGCTCGAACGTGACGCCCGTCGGCGCTTCGGCTCCGCCCTCCGGTACGGATACCGCCGCGGCTCACTGATGTACGAACTCACGGGACTTGACGTCATCGGCGAGCCCGAACCGATCGACGTCAGCATCGGGTTCTACGAGAACCCGCCCTACCCGATCTTCGGCCAGAGGCCGCAGGACTTCCCACGCGTCCACGCCAAACCGGGGGCACCCTCGAAACACCGGTACACGGACGACGACGCCCTCTGCCTCTGGCACCCGCTCGATCCGGAAGAACGACGGTGGACGAGTTCGAAGGGACTCCTGGACCTCATCGAGATAGTCCGCACACACTTGTTCCTCGAACACTACTGGCGGCTCACCGGC
This window of the Streptomyces sp. N50 genome carries:
- a CDS encoding ImmA/IrrE family metallo-endopeptidase, giving the protein MSLRHGFKAEANRLAVQMRRELGLHPASPLVPARLAEHLAIPVKTFSSAIADDARIERLLTTEQEAVSALTVHAGTRRQIWVNDSHDPGRQNSSADHEIAHALLMHPPGPALDFRGCRHWDGEIEEEADWLAGNLLITNEAAWSIARRGLSPEAAMFLYGVSRKMLTWRMNKSGASGRRVRSAS
- a CDS encoding helix-turn-helix domain-containing protein is translated as MSERNAAGRFDAVAFHTALDHTRQERGLLWKDVAQEAGVSASTLTRLAQGRRPDVDGLAALVTWANLSADDFVRRTDEPRSQDTLTKVATHLRGDRNLTPEAAEALEALIAVAYKQLVTDQPE